In Rosa chinensis cultivar Old Blush chromosome 1, RchiOBHm-V2, whole genome shotgun sequence, a genomic segment contains:
- the LOC112172054 gene encoding probable aspartyl aminopeptidase isoform X2, producing the protein MAAITRLHPPSLFSLKSSSSLITRFPSSLYSPRPLRTLSTTAILGSNAQDQVETVEAHGSIVGDLLDYLNESWTHFHATAEAKRQLIDAGFHLLNENDDWDLKPGGRYFFTRNMSCLVAFAVGEKYSAGNGFHVIAAHTDSPCLKLKPRSASTKSGCLMINVQTYGGGLWHTWFDRDLSVAGRVILRDGNGSFIQKLVKVKRPLLRIPTLAIHLDRTVNKDGFKPNVETHLIPLLASKLEETASSETKEKSATTSTKAAHHPLLMQALSDEINCNVDDIVSIELNVCDTQPSCLGGGNNEFIFSGRLDNLASSYCALRALIDSCKSPGDLASEHAIRMVALFDNEEVGSGSIQGAGAPTMFQAMRRIISCLAEKYVGECSFERAVRQSFLVSADMAHGVHPNFMDKHEEYHRPEMQKGLVIKHNANQRYATSGVTSFLFQEIGKIHNLPTQEFVVRNDMGCGSTIGPILASGAGIRTVDCGIAQLSMHSVREICGKEDIDIAYKYFKAFYQTFSSIDSKLIVDS; encoded by the exons ATGGCAGCGATAACTCGCCTTCAccctccttctctcttctccttgAAATCTTCCTCCTCACTCATAACTCGCTTCCCCTCTTCCCTCTACTCCCCTCGCCCTCTTCGCACTCTCTCCACCACCGCTATCCTCGGCTCCAACGCccag GATCAGGTTGAAACTGTGGAAGCGCATGGATCCATAGTTGGGGATCTACTGGACTACCTGAACGAGTCTTGGACTCACTTTCACGCTACGG CTGAAGCTAAACGACAACTAATTGATGCTGGTTTTCATTTGCTGAATGAGAATGATGACTGGGACCTTAAGCCTGGTGGACGCTACTTCTTTACACGAAATATGTCTTGTTTGGTTGCGTTTGCTGTTGGAGAGAA GTATAGTGCCGGAAATGGTTTCCATGTGATTGCTGCTCACACCGACAGTCCCTGTCTAAAATTAAAACCAAGATCTGCATCAACCAAGTCTGGCTGTCTAATGATAAATGTGCAGACCTATGGAGGTGGTTTGTGGCATACTTGGTTTGATAGAGACCTAAGTGTGGCAGGCAGGGTTATTTTGAGAGATGGGAATGGTTCTTTTATCCAGAAGCTTGTCAAAGTGAAGAGACCTCTTTTACGAATACCTACACTTGCCATTCACCTTGACCG CACAGTGAACAAGGATGGATTTAAACCAAATGTAGAGACTCATCTTATTCCATTACTAGCATCAAAACTAGAAGAAACAGCATCTTCAGAGACAAAAGAGAAAAGTGCGACAACATCTACGAAAGCTGCTCATCATCCATTGCTCATGCAG GCTCTATCAGATGAGATCAATTGTAACGTTGATGACATAGTGAGCATTGAGTTGAATGTCTGTGATACCCAACCGAGCTGCCTTGGAGGTGGAAATAATGAATTTATCTTTTCTGGAAGACTAGATAATCTTGCCTCAAGTTACTGTGCACTGAGAGCTCTTATTGATTCATGTAAATCACCTGGTGATTTAGCAAGTGAGCATGCTATACGTATGGTTGCTTTATTTGACAATGAAGAG GTGGGTTCAGGATCCATTCAGGGTGCTGGTGCTCCAACTATGTTTCAGGCTATGAGACGCATAATTAGTTGCTTAGCTGAAAAGTATGTTGGTGAATGTTCCTTTGAGCGTGCAGTACGCCAATCATTCCTTG TGTCTGCTGACATGGCTCATGGAGTCCACCCAAATTTTATGGACAAGCATGAGGAATACCATCGACCTGAAATGCAAAAGGGACTTGTTATCAAGCATAATGCAAACCAGCGATATGCTACTAGTGGAGTgacatcttttcttttccaagAAATTGGCAAAATCCACAACCTTCCAACTCAG GAATTCGTGGTGAGAAATGATATGGGATGCGGATCGACAATAGGTCCCATACTAGCTTCAGGGGCGGGCATCCGTACTGTTGATTGTGGAATTGCTCAGCTTTCTATGCACAG TGTGAGAGAGATATGTGGGAAGGAAGATATAGACATTGCTTACAAGTATTTCAAGGCATTCTACCAAACCTTCTCGAGCATTGACAGCAAGCTGATTGTGGATTC GTAA
- the LOC112172054 gene encoding probable aspartyl aminopeptidase isoform X1, translated as MAAITRLHPPSLFSLKSSSSLITRFPSSLYSPRPLRTLSTTAILGSNAQDQVETVEAHGSIVGDLLDYLNESWTHFHATAEAKRQLIDAGFHLLNENDDWDLKPGGRYFFTRNMSCLVAFAVGEKYSAGNGFHVIAAHTDSPCLKLKPRSASTKSGCLMINVQTYGGGLWHTWFDRDLSVAGRVILRDGNGSFIQKLVKVKRPLLRIPTLAIHLDRTVNKDGFKPNVETHLIPLLASKLEETASSETKEKSATTSTKAAHHPLLMQALSDEINCNVDDIVSIELNVCDTQPSCLGGGNNEFIFSGRLDNLASSYCALRALIDSCKSPGDLASEHAIRMVALFDNEEVGSGSIQGAGAPTMFQAMRRIISCLAEKYVGECSFERAVRQSFLVSADMAHGVHPNFMDKHEEYHRPEMQKGLVIKHNANQRYATSGVTSFLFQEIGKIHNLPTQEFVVRNDMGCGSTIGPILASGAGIRTVDCGIAQLSMHSVREICGKEDIDIAYKYFKAFYQTFSSIDSKLIVDSLAL; from the exons ATGGCAGCGATAACTCGCCTTCAccctccttctctcttctccttgAAATCTTCCTCCTCACTCATAACTCGCTTCCCCTCTTCCCTCTACTCCCCTCGCCCTCTTCGCACTCTCTCCACCACCGCTATCCTCGGCTCCAACGCccag GATCAGGTTGAAACTGTGGAAGCGCATGGATCCATAGTTGGGGATCTACTGGACTACCTGAACGAGTCTTGGACTCACTTTCACGCTACGG CTGAAGCTAAACGACAACTAATTGATGCTGGTTTTCATTTGCTGAATGAGAATGATGACTGGGACCTTAAGCCTGGTGGACGCTACTTCTTTACACGAAATATGTCTTGTTTGGTTGCGTTTGCTGTTGGAGAGAA GTATAGTGCCGGAAATGGTTTCCATGTGATTGCTGCTCACACCGACAGTCCCTGTCTAAAATTAAAACCAAGATCTGCATCAACCAAGTCTGGCTGTCTAATGATAAATGTGCAGACCTATGGAGGTGGTTTGTGGCATACTTGGTTTGATAGAGACCTAAGTGTGGCAGGCAGGGTTATTTTGAGAGATGGGAATGGTTCTTTTATCCAGAAGCTTGTCAAAGTGAAGAGACCTCTTTTACGAATACCTACACTTGCCATTCACCTTGACCG CACAGTGAACAAGGATGGATTTAAACCAAATGTAGAGACTCATCTTATTCCATTACTAGCATCAAAACTAGAAGAAACAGCATCTTCAGAGACAAAAGAGAAAAGTGCGACAACATCTACGAAAGCTGCTCATCATCCATTGCTCATGCAG GCTCTATCAGATGAGATCAATTGTAACGTTGATGACATAGTGAGCATTGAGTTGAATGTCTGTGATACCCAACCGAGCTGCCTTGGAGGTGGAAATAATGAATTTATCTTTTCTGGAAGACTAGATAATCTTGCCTCAAGTTACTGTGCACTGAGAGCTCTTATTGATTCATGTAAATCACCTGGTGATTTAGCAAGTGAGCATGCTATACGTATGGTTGCTTTATTTGACAATGAAGAG GTGGGTTCAGGATCCATTCAGGGTGCTGGTGCTCCAACTATGTTTCAGGCTATGAGACGCATAATTAGTTGCTTAGCTGAAAAGTATGTTGGTGAATGTTCCTTTGAGCGTGCAGTACGCCAATCATTCCTTG TGTCTGCTGACATGGCTCATGGAGTCCACCCAAATTTTATGGACAAGCATGAGGAATACCATCGACCTGAAATGCAAAAGGGACTTGTTATCAAGCATAATGCAAACCAGCGATATGCTACTAGTGGAGTgacatcttttcttttccaagAAATTGGCAAAATCCACAACCTTCCAACTCAG GAATTCGTGGTGAGAAATGATATGGGATGCGGATCGACAATAGGTCCCATACTAGCTTCAGGGGCGGGCATCCGTACTGTTGATTGTGGAATTGCTCAGCTTTCTATGCACAG TGTGAGAGAGATATGTGGGAAGGAAGATATAGACATTGCTTACAAGTATTTCAAGGCATTCTACCAAACCTTCTCGAGCATTGACAGCAAGCTGATTGTGGATTC ACTGGCTCTCTGA
- the LOC112172054 gene encoding probable aspartyl aminopeptidase isoform X3, translating to MAAITRLHPPSLFSLKSSSSLITRFPSSLYSPRPLRTLSTTAILGSNAQDQVETVEAHGSIVGDLLDYLNESWTHFHATAEAKRQLIDAGFHLLNENDDWDLKPGGRYFFTRNMSCLVAFAVGEKYSAGNGFHVIAAHTDSPCLKLKPRSASTKSGCLMINVQTYGGGLWHTWFDRDLSVAGRVILRDGNGSFIQKLVKVKRPLLRIPTLAIHLDRTVNKDGFKPNVETHLIPLLASKLEETASSETKEKSATTSTKAAHHPLLMQALSDEINCNVDDIVSIELNVCDTQPSCLGGGNNEFIFSGRLDNLASSYCALRALIDSCKSPGDLASEHAIRMVALFDNEEVGSGSIQGAGAPTMFQAMRRIISCLAEKYVGECSFERAVRQSFLVSADMAHGVHPNFMDKHEEYHRPEMQKGLVIKHNANQRYATSGVTSFLFQEIGKIHNLPTQEFVVRNDMGCGSTIGPILASGAGIRTVDCGIAQLSMHSAQNCMFGRKQKRAAK from the exons ATGGCAGCGATAACTCGCCTTCAccctccttctctcttctccttgAAATCTTCCTCCTCACTCATAACTCGCTTCCCCTCTTCCCTCTACTCCCCTCGCCCTCTTCGCACTCTCTCCACCACCGCTATCCTCGGCTCCAACGCccag GATCAGGTTGAAACTGTGGAAGCGCATGGATCCATAGTTGGGGATCTACTGGACTACCTGAACGAGTCTTGGACTCACTTTCACGCTACGG CTGAAGCTAAACGACAACTAATTGATGCTGGTTTTCATTTGCTGAATGAGAATGATGACTGGGACCTTAAGCCTGGTGGACGCTACTTCTTTACACGAAATATGTCTTGTTTGGTTGCGTTTGCTGTTGGAGAGAA GTATAGTGCCGGAAATGGTTTCCATGTGATTGCTGCTCACACCGACAGTCCCTGTCTAAAATTAAAACCAAGATCTGCATCAACCAAGTCTGGCTGTCTAATGATAAATGTGCAGACCTATGGAGGTGGTTTGTGGCATACTTGGTTTGATAGAGACCTAAGTGTGGCAGGCAGGGTTATTTTGAGAGATGGGAATGGTTCTTTTATCCAGAAGCTTGTCAAAGTGAAGAGACCTCTTTTACGAATACCTACACTTGCCATTCACCTTGACCG CACAGTGAACAAGGATGGATTTAAACCAAATGTAGAGACTCATCTTATTCCATTACTAGCATCAAAACTAGAAGAAACAGCATCTTCAGAGACAAAAGAGAAAAGTGCGACAACATCTACGAAAGCTGCTCATCATCCATTGCTCATGCAG GCTCTATCAGATGAGATCAATTGTAACGTTGATGACATAGTGAGCATTGAGTTGAATGTCTGTGATACCCAACCGAGCTGCCTTGGAGGTGGAAATAATGAATTTATCTTTTCTGGAAGACTAGATAATCTTGCCTCAAGTTACTGTGCACTGAGAGCTCTTATTGATTCATGTAAATCACCTGGTGATTTAGCAAGTGAGCATGCTATACGTATGGTTGCTTTATTTGACAATGAAGAG GTGGGTTCAGGATCCATTCAGGGTGCTGGTGCTCCAACTATGTTTCAGGCTATGAGACGCATAATTAGTTGCTTAGCTGAAAAGTATGTTGGTGAATGTTCCTTTGAGCGTGCAGTACGCCAATCATTCCTTG TGTCTGCTGACATGGCTCATGGAGTCCACCCAAATTTTATGGACAAGCATGAGGAATACCATCGACCTGAAATGCAAAAGGGACTTGTTATCAAGCATAATGCAAACCAGCGATATGCTACTAGTGGAGTgacatcttttcttttccaagAAATTGGCAAAATCCACAACCTTCCAACTCAG GAATTCGTGGTGAGAAATGATATGGGATGCGGATCGACAATAGGTCCCATACTAGCTTCAGGGGCGGGCATCCGTACTGTTGATTGTGGAATTGCTCAGCTTTCTATGCACAG TGCTCAGAACTGCATGTTTGGAAGGAAACAGAAAAGAGCTGCCAAGTAG
- the LOC112197094 gene encoding uncharacterized protein LOC112197094 produces MCRSITSENIAPRPPYCFLSPSRSLFVCLFVLNLGEGRMIKRRFYKMEHGDRDDASNQSSSSSDSEIEAEAEATEGSEYDDDDAVEDAEQPCSNSSSGYESEDSPANETLVDMSGCPVDDRNERESLKDDQVFGKSGSEFQELSSNTVADKESLSVDLPEYVVKRKSIFKCRICPRIVCLNEEALRAHLKSKRHARSEKLLNEGRLKTVLNSDGKLDEEETPALYARILASSQALPRKKSKQEDKSWPRKKRMRYDNKKSKGSSGKKRRQ; encoded by the exons ATGTGTAGGTCAATTACGTCAGAAAACATCGCGCCGCGTCCTCCTTACTGtttcctctctccctctcgctctttgtttgtttgtttgtttgtgttaaACTTGGGAGAAGGCAGGATGATAAAGCGGCGATTCTACAAGATGGAACATGGCGACAGAGACGACGCCTCGAatcaatcttcatcttcttcggaTTCTGAAatagaagcagaagcagaagccACTGAAGGATCCGAATACGATGACGACGATGCAGTTGAAGATGCTGAACAACCTTGTTCCAACTCCTCCTCTG gataTGAAAGCGAGGATAGCCCAGCAAATGAAACCCTTGTTGACATGTCAG GTTGTCCAGTAGATGATAGAAATGAAAGAGAAAGTCTTAAAGACGACCAGGTGTTTGGTAAAAGTGGTTCAGAATTTCAAGAGCTAAGTTCCAACACTGTTGCTGACAAGGAATCACTGTCAGTAGATCTCCCAGAGTATGTTGTGAAACGCAAATCAATTTTCAAGTGCAGGATATGCCCTAGAATTGTTTGTTTGAATGAAGAGGCCTTGAGGGCTCATCTGAAGTCCAAG AGACATGCTCGGTCTGAGAAATTATTGAATGAAGGTAGGTTGAAGACTGTGCTGAACAGTGATGGGAAacttgatgaagaagaaacccCTGCTTTATATGCTCGAATCCTTGCTTCTTCACAG GCTTTGCCAAGAAAGAAAAGTAAACAAGAGGATAAAAGCTGGCCAAGAAAGAAG AGAATGAGATATGATAATAAGAAATCCAAAGGAAGTTCAGGCAAGAAAAGGCGCCAATGA